The Streptomyces sp. NBC_00576 genome contains the following window.
GGGGAGGAAGACTGCGGCGAGGCGCACGGACACGTCCGCCGTCGCAGTCGCCGATGCCTCGGCGCTCATTCGCACCTCACCTCCCGCCCTCGTGTCGTGTCCGTCGAGTCGGACGTCTTCGACTGTACGGGCGGGGTCTGACAATCGGTCGCGGAAACAGGCCGAAGCCGTTCGCACAGCTGGTCAGGGGGTTGTGCGCGCGACGACGTACACCATGTAGTGGTTGGGGTGGGACCACTTCACGACGATGTGCTGCGTGGGTGCCGGGTTCTTCTGCTGGTGGGCGAGGCCCCACCACGGGCCCGGCTCCTTGAACTCCCAGCCGACGATCTTCTGGTCGCGGGCACTGATGGTGAACTTGTCCTTCTTCAGGCTCGTGCGGGGGACGCCCATGGCCTTGAAGAAGTAGTCGAGCCCCGCGTTCGTGGTCATGAACTGGACGTACAGACGGCTGGTGCGCCAGTTGTTCGTCTCGTAGTACGCGACCTTCGTCGACAGGATTCCCTCGCCGTCGGCCTGGCGCGGGACGGGCACCTCGTAGATGTGGCGCTGGACCTTGGAGGGCCAGGCCTTGGTGAGGCCTCGCGCCGCCCACTTGCGTTCCTTGTCCTTGCCGCTGTCGCGGCTCTGGTTGGCGGAGATCACCAGATAGCCGGCGGGTACACCGATGAGCAGCACGATGATCAGCAGGGTCAGGGCCCGGCGGCGGATGACGTGACCGCGGTCCTCGGGCGGCTCGTCCGGGAGCATGGCCTGGCGGGGCAGGGAGGCGGTCACAGCGGCCCCTGGGTGGTGCGGCGGGTCTCGACGAACTTCTCGTAGCGCTCGTACCGCTCGACACGGCGCCGGTTGGCGCGCCGGAAGCGGCGCGCGACCAGGCGGGCGAGGTCGGCGGCGCCCACCATGCCGGCCTCGGGGCCGAGCTGGGCGCGGGCGATGCGGGCCTCGGGGCGGTAGCCGCGGCCGGTGAGGTGGCGGCGGAAGGCCTCCCGGGCGGGGCCGATCAGCAGGTCGTCGGCCGCGGAGACACCGCCGCCGATGACGAAGCAGGAGGGGTCCAGGGCGGCGGCCAGGTTGGCGATGCCGACGCCGAGCCACTGGCCGATGTCCTGGAGCAGCTCGATGCACATGGCGTCGCCCTCGCGGGCCAGCTCGGTGATCATCGGGCCGGTGATCTCGGAGATGTCGCCCTTGACGTGCTCGATGATCCCGTACGCCACCGGGGAGTCGGCGGCAGCGAGTTCACGGGCCTCGCGGACCAGTGCGTTGCCCGAGCTGTACTGCTCCCAGCAGCCGCGGTTGCCGCAGGGGCAGCGGTGGCCGCCGGGCACGACCTGCATATGGCCGAACTCGCCGGCCACGCCGAACTTGCCGCGCTTGACCTGGCCGTCCTCCAGGATGGCGCCGCCGATGCCGGTACCCAACGTGATCATGACGAGGTGGTCCTCGCCGCGGCCCGCACCGAAGCGCCACTCGGCCCAGGCCGCGGTGTTGGCGTCGTTGTCGACCAGGACGGGGACGGCCAGACGGCTGGAGATGCGGTCCCTCAGGGGCTCGTTGCGCCACGACAGGTGGGGCGCGAACAGGACCCGGTTGCGGTCGGCGTCGACCCACCCGGCCGCGCCGATGCCGACGGCGTGCACGTCGTGCCGGTCGGACAGGTCCAGGACCAGCTCGACGATGGTGTCCTCGACGACCTTGGGGCTCTTCGACTTGTCGGGCGTCTCGGTGCGGACCTTCTCCAGGATGTTGCCGTCGGCGTCGACCACTCCCGCCATCACCTTCGTGCCGCCGATGTCGATGCCGACGGTGGGCACGCGCGGGGCCGTGAGGTGGGAACGGCGCTCGCGCGTGCCGACGGTACGCAGCGCAGGCGCTCTGCGGGAGCCGATGGGGGCGCTGCCCTCTCGGGCGGAGCCGGCCAGTGCCCTGGGGAGTGCGAGGTCGCGGTAGCTGCTCATCGGAAGTGATTCTGCCTCACCGGCAATGCGGGTGCGTTGCGGGGGAGCAATGGGGCGGTGTGGGTTGTTTGCCGGGTGCGGGCGCGTTGTGGTTGCTCGCGCCCCGCGGCGGAGCCGCAGATGTCACAGCCCCGCGCCCCTGGAGGAACGGGGCTGCGCCCCTTCCTCTAGGGGCGTACCAGGAGTTGGAACTCGAACGAATAGCGCGTCGGGCGGTAGGTGTGGGTGCCGAACTCGACGGCGCGGCCCGTGTCGTCGAAGGTCGTGCGCTGCATGGTGAGCAGGGGGGCGCCCTCGCGTTCGCTGAGGCGTTCCGCCTCCTCGGCCGTTGCCCCGCGCGCGCCGATCGACTGCCGGGCACTGTGCAGGGTGATTCCGGCGGCGCGCATCAGCCGGTACAGCCCGGTGGCCTCCAGTTGGCCGGTGTCCAGGTCGAACAGGCCGGGCGGCAGGTAGTTGCAGAGGTAAGCCATCGGCTCGCCGTGTGCCATCCGCAGCCGTTCCACGCGGTGTACGTCGCTGCCCTCGGCCACGTTGAGCGCGGCGGCGACCTCGGCGGAGGCCTGCACGACCGTGTTGACGAGGACCTTGGTCGCGGGGCGCTGGCCCGCCGCCTCCAGGTCGTCGTACAGGCTGCTGAGCTCCAGGGGGCGCTTGACCTGGCTGTGCACGACCTGTGTGCCGACTCCCCGGCGGCGTACGAGCAGGCCCTTGTCCACGAGGGACTGGATGGCCTGGCGCACGGTGGGGCGGGACAGGCCGAGCCGCCCGGCCAGCTCTATCTCGTTGCCCAGCAGGCTGCCGGGAGTGAGTACTCCGTGCTCGATCGCGGCTTCTAGCTGCTGGGACAGCTGGAAGTAGAGCGGCACCGGACTGCTCCGGTCCACGCGGAGCTCCAGCGGCACTGTCGGATCCACATCTGGTTTCGGCACGGGCCGAGCGTAGCTCCGGGGACTGTTGACGGGAAGTCGTGTAGTTCGGTTGTCCGGACATACGCATTGACAGCGTGCCTGGTCGGACCCCAGTTTGGTTCTCATGCGCATCGGAGTCATCGGGACGGGCCGTATCGGTACATTCCACGCGGACACCCTCAGCCGTCATCGCGAGGTCGGGGGCTCCCTCATCGTCACGGACGCGGACAGCGGGCGTGCGCAGGATCTCGCGCACCGCTTAGGAGCGACGGCCGCGCCGGGTGTCGACGAGATCTTCACCTGGGGCGTGGACGCCGTGGTGATCACGGCCGCCACCTCGGCCCACGCCGAACTGATCGGTCGGGCAGCACGCTCGGGTCTCCCGGTGTTCTGCGAGAAGCCCATAGCGCTCGATCTGCCTGCCACCCTGGCCGCGATCGCCGAGGTGGAGGCTGCCGGAACAATCCTCCAGATGGGCTTCCAGCGCCGATTCGACACCGGCTACACGGGCGCCCGCGAGGCCGTGCGTTCCGGGAAGCTCGGCCGTCTGCACACCGTCCGCATGATGACGTCGGACCAGACGCCGCCCCCGCCCGAGTATCTGCCGCTGTCCGGCGGCCTGTACCGGGACACCCTGATCCACGACTTCGACATCCTGCGCTGGGTGACGGGGCGCGAGATCGTCGAGGTGTACGCGACGGGGTCGGACGCCGGACCCCCGATGTTCCGCGAGGCGGGCGACATCGGTACGGCCGCCGCGGTACTCACCCTGGACGACGGCACACTCGCCACAGCGACGGCGACGCGCATGAACGGCGCGGGCTACGACGTCCGCATGGAGCTGGCCGGCGAGCTGGACCAGGTCGGCGTCGGCCTGGACGACCGTACGCCGATCGCGTCCACCGAAACGGCCGGACCGCCGGCCGCGAGCAAGCCCTGGACCGGCTTCCTGGAGCGTTTCGGCCCGGCCTACGAGGCGGAGCTGTCGGCCTTCGTCGAGGTGGTGCGCGGCGAACGCGCCAACCCGTGCGACGGCCGCGAGGCGCTCCAGGCCCTGCGTGTCGCCGAGGCCTGCGAACTGTCCAGACGGGAGCGCAGACCCGTACACCTCGCGGAGATTGCGGGCGGGTGGGAGTGAGAACCGGGGAGGACCGGAGCGACGGCGCCCGGGGGTGTTCCCGGGCGGCCTGCTACGTGTGCACTAGTGCCCGTCCTGCCCGCCTTCTTCCAGGAGTCCGGCGTCGTACGCCAGCAGGGCGATCTGCACCCGGTTGTTGAGGTCGAGCTTGGCGAGGACGCGGGAGACGTGCGTCTTGACGGTGGCGACGCTCATGAACAGCGCGGCGGCGATCTCGGCGTTCGCCCTGCCCTGGCCGACGGCGACCGCGACCTCGCGTTCCCGGTCGTTCAGCGCGCCGATCCGCTCCCGGGCGCCGGCCCGCCGGGTGTGGGCCGTGCCGCCCGCCGCGTGGGCCATCAGCTGGCGGGTCACGGCGGGCGAGAGGACGGGGTCCCCGGCCGCGACGCGGCGTACCGCGGCCAGGATCTCGGCGGGCGGGGTGTCCTTGAGGACGAAACCGGCGGCGCCCGCGCGCAGGGCGCGCAGTACCTGGTCGTCGGCGTGGAAGGTGGTGAGGACCACGACCTGCGGGGCGTTCTTGCGGGCCCGCAGGCGTTCGGTGGCGGTGAGGCCGTCCACCGTCGGCATCCGGATGTCCATGAGCACGACGTCCGGGCCGGTGCGGCCGACGAGCTCCTCGACCTCGCTGCCGTCGGCGGCCTCGCCGACGATCTCGATGTCGTCGGCGCCGCCCATCATGAAGGACAGGCCTGCCCGAACCAGGGGGTCGTCGTCGACGAGGAGCAGTCTGATCGCGGTCATGGGCCTACGTAATCACGTACGGCGCCCGGACGTGCGCGGGCGCCGCACAGCTGCATTGCCGACCTGAACTCCCGTGGCGTGAGGGGCCTTTCGTGACCACCGGATGCCGGCCCTCCTCTTTAAGAAGTCCCTGTCGACGTAGTCGCCGGCCGGTCCCGTCAGGCGCCCCACGGCAGCCAGGCCCGCACGACGAATCCGCCGACCTCGTCCCCTCCCCCGTCCTCCTCCGCGCCGTGCTCCAGCCGGCCGCCCGCCAGCGTCGCGCGCTCGGTCAGGCCGATGAGGCCCTGTCCGGAACCGGGGATGTGCGGGACCTCCCCCGGGGGCGCGGGATTGCGTACGGA
Protein-coding sequences here:
- a CDS encoding sugar kinase; this encodes MTASLPRQAMLPDEPPEDRGHVIRRRALTLLIIVLLIGVPAGYLVISANQSRDSGKDKERKWAARGLTKAWPSKVQRHIYEVPVPRQADGEGILSTKVAYYETNNWRTSRLYVQFMTTNAGLDYFFKAMGVPRTSLKKDKFTISARDQKIVGWEFKEPGPWWGLAHQQKNPAPTQHIVVKWSHPNHYMVYVVARTTP
- a CDS encoding ROK family glucokinase; the protein is MSSYRDLALPRALAGSAREGSAPIGSRRAPALRTVGTRERRSHLTAPRVPTVGIDIGGTKVMAGVVDADGNILEKVRTETPDKSKSPKVVEDTIVELVLDLSDRHDVHAVGIGAAGWVDADRNRVLFAPHLSWRNEPLRDRISSRLAVPVLVDNDANTAAWAEWRFGAGRGEDHLVMITLGTGIGGAILEDGQVKRGKFGVAGEFGHMQVVPGGHRCPCGNRGCWEQYSSGNALVREARELAAADSPVAYGIIEHVKGDISEITGPMITELAREGDAMCIELLQDIGQWLGVGIANLAAALDPSCFVIGGGVSAADDLLIGPAREAFRRHLTGRGYRPEARIARAQLGPEAGMVGAADLARLVARRFRRANRRRVERYERYEKFVETRRTTQGPL
- a CDS encoding GntR family transcriptional regulator, which gives rise to MPLELRVDRSSPVPLYFQLSQQLEAAIEHGVLTPGSLLGNEIELAGRLGLSRPTVRQAIQSLVDKGLLVRRRGVGTQVVHSQVKRPLELSSLYDDLEAAGQRPATKVLVNTVVQASAEVAAALNVAEGSDVHRVERLRMAHGEPMAYLCNYLPPGLFDLDTGQLEATGLYRLMRAAGITLHSARQSIGARGATAEEAERLSEREGAPLLTMQRTTFDDTGRAVEFGTHTYRPTRYSFEFQLLVRP
- a CDS encoding Gfo/Idh/MocA family protein gives rise to the protein MRIGVIGTGRIGTFHADTLSRHREVGGSLIVTDADSGRAQDLAHRLGATAAPGVDEIFTWGVDAVVITAATSAHAELIGRAARSGLPVFCEKPIALDLPATLAAIAEVEAAGTILQMGFQRRFDTGYTGAREAVRSGKLGRLHTVRMMTSDQTPPPPEYLPLSGGLYRDTLIHDFDILRWVTGREIVEVYATGSDAGPPMFREAGDIGTAAAVLTLDDGTLATATATRMNGAGYDVRMELAGELDQVGVGLDDRTPIASTETAGPPAASKPWTGFLERFGPAYEAELSAFVEVVRGERANPCDGREALQALRVAEACELSRRERRPVHLAEIAGGWE
- a CDS encoding response regulator transcription factor, which translates into the protein MTAIRLLLVDDDPLVRAGLSFMMGGADDIEIVGEAADGSEVEELVGRTGPDVVLMDIRMPTVDGLTATERLRARKNAPQVVVLTTFHADDQVLRALRAGAAGFVLKDTPPAEILAAVRRVAAGDPVLSPAVTRQLMAHAAGGTAHTRRAGARERIGALNDREREVAVAVGQGRANAEIAAALFMSVATVKTHVSRVLAKLDLNNRVQIALLAYDAGLLEEGGQDGH